In one Arenibacter antarcticus genomic region, the following are encoded:
- a CDS encoding DUF3108 domain-containing protein: protein MKRRNIIILLSLLITSLGFSQGNCSKFYPMEEGQSFQYTMSNKKGKPEGTTDYSITEVSNAGGVTTATMNMKLTDKKGKEIMVSDFKMSCTGEGVKIDYNSLVPSQMIKQYTDMGMEMEISGTDVDIPNNLTVGQDLADANVTVNIKMTGMNMTMKVDQINRKVEKRESVTTPAGTFDCYVISEDNISETMGVKQNMSSKLWLAEGIGMVKQEMYRKNGELNSHMELTKYNK, encoded by the coding sequence ATGAAAAGAAGAAATATCATCATATTATTATCCCTTTTAATAACCTCTTTAGGCTTTTCACAGGGCAATTGCAGTAAATTTTACCCAATGGAAGAAGGCCAAAGCTTTCAATACACCATGAGTAATAAAAAAGGTAAACCAGAAGGCACCACCGATTACTCCATTACAGAGGTATCTAACGCTGGAGGCGTTACCACAGCTACTATGAACATGAAGCTTACCGATAAAAAGGGCAAAGAAATCATGGTTTCCGATTTTAAGATGAGCTGTACTGGAGAAGGCGTTAAAATAGACTACAATTCACTGGTCCCATCTCAAATGATAAAACAATACACGGATATGGGAATGGAAATGGAGATTAGTGGTACCGATGTAGACATTCCCAATAATCTAACTGTAGGCCAAGACCTAGCAGATGCCAATGTGACCGTAAACATTAAGATGACCGGTATGAATATGACCATGAAGGTGGATCAGATCAATAGAAAGGTAGAAAAAAGAGAAAGTGTAACCACCCCTGCTGGGACTTTTGATTGTTACGTTATATCCGAGGACAATATTTCTGAAACCATGGGTGTAAAACAAAACATGAGTTCTAAGTTATGGCTTGCAGAAGGCATAGGTATGGTAAAGCAAGAAATGTATAGAAAGAATGGCGAATTAAACAGCCATATGGAGCTTACCAAGTATAACAAATAA
- a CDS encoding OmpA family protein, with translation MRLRKILPKVILCGLLMFSFSNSANGQFLKKLGKIAEKAAERTVERRVDKEVSKKTDDALDDVLEPGSNAPNPESNPAPNHEGSNTNSTNTSGEANTPANSVESGPKTLKFYTNYDFVAGNKVLMYDDFSVDNIGDFPAKWNTNGSGEVVTFDNSPDKWVKLSNKTSYIPDLPEILPSDFTVEFDMITTGLDKEINSYARLTLILDDNNTFRHGYNYAEMGIPLAQYMDAGIYLNNRINGQNTVRNNVKKDVRNDILQLAHVAIAVNGQRFRMWMNERKLVDLPRFIGVDLIKYLKFNLDHMPNESNGQFVFITNVKVAEGGEDLRSKLLKEGKFSTTGILFDSGSDKIKPESYGTLKEIAIALQQESGINVQIVGHTDADGSDATNVELSKKRAASVKKSLSSDFGIMESRLQTDGKGEAEPVGDNNTTAGKAQNRRVEFIKT, from the coding sequence ATGAGACTCAGGAAAATTCTACCAAAAGTAATACTATGTGGTCTGCTTATGTTTTCCTTCAGCAATTCAGCAAATGGTCAATTTTTAAAAAAACTGGGCAAAATAGCTGAAAAAGCAGCAGAACGCACTGTTGAACGGCGAGTAGATAAGGAGGTCAGTAAAAAAACAGATGACGCATTAGACGATGTTTTAGAGCCGGGAAGCAATGCTCCTAATCCCGAATCCAATCCAGCACCGAACCACGAAGGAAGCAACACCAACAGTACAAATACTTCAGGAGAGGCAAACACCCCTGCTAATTCAGTTGAAAGCGGTCCCAAAACCCTTAAATTCTATACCAATTACGATTTTGTAGCAGGGAATAAAGTGCTAATGTATGACGATTTTTCCGTGGACAACATAGGTGACTTTCCCGCAAAATGGAATACCAATGGCTCCGGAGAGGTCGTAACCTTCGACAATAGTCCAGATAAATGGGTGAAATTATCAAATAAAACCTCCTACATACCCGATCTCCCCGAGATACTTCCTAGTGATTTCACGGTAGAATTTGATATGATTACTACCGGATTGGACAAAGAAATCAATTCCTATGCCCGCTTAACACTTATCTTGGACGATAACAACACTTTTAGACATGGATATAATTACGCGGAAATGGGCATACCCCTTGCTCAATATATGGATGCAGGAATTTATTTGAACAATCGCATTAATGGACAAAATACAGTTCGAAACAATGTGAAGAAAGACGTCCGTAACGACATTCTACAACTGGCACATGTGGCTATTGCAGTTAACGGGCAGCGGTTTCGAATGTGGATGAACGAGCGTAAACTAGTAGACCTACCAAGGTTTATTGGAGTAGATCTCATAAAATACCTCAAGTTTAATTTAGATCACATGCCTAACGAATCCAACGGACAATTTGTTTTTATTACCAATGTAAAGGTAGCAGAAGGCGGGGAAGACCTGCGGAGCAAACTTCTTAAGGAAGGTAAATTCTCAACCACTGGTATTTTATTCGACTCGGGTTCAGATAAGATTAAGCCAGAATCTTATGGCACCTTAAAAGAGATAGCCATTGCCCTGCAACAAGAATCTGGAATAAATGTACAGATTGTGGGCCATACCGATGCGGATGGCAGTGATGCCACTAACGTTGAACTTTCCAAAAAAAGAGCTGCTTCAGTAAAGAAGTCCCTTAGCAGCGATTTTGGAATAATGGAAAGTAGATTACAGACCGATGGGAAAGGCGAGGCCGAACCTGTTGGGGATAACAACACTACCGCTGGTAAGGCTCAAAATAGACGTGTAGAATTTATAAAGACCTAA
- a CDS encoding ribonuclease HII, giving the protein MKFKIAIISFLFLLACNKNNNTTSPLLHYVPHNSSVIIKINDKVSFSSELENNDLLKSFSSTKAYASLVAKAKPLQYLQTNLESILAFVELGKGNFEILYIVHKSEDLINLDEITDKKVEHITYQGSNLEKYTLEGATFYSTSLNDKIIFSSAKMLLENMLRKEKDLSTQPSLNTLYQVTNNQSSANIFLNTKKSNSLLSPILNKDQHLDISKFTEWVCVDFNSNKDHLKLNGINTVSDSLPTVSNLFNSTHALINKTPNLAPMTSDAIVSYTFDNYSSFARNQKKYLDKSILIDNTFNAVEEIGFIYLNNETSIILHTSGSENIQEYLDGLKIGSEDYQGNEIVALSKSDFLNHYFDPLVKNYTANHYTIIENAFVFANTAESLKTIIANYKSSATFEKTATYKTAKEQLADESSILFIANAKGVEYFLNHNISAEIVKEIKVKELAEYTFAAQMVAEDNFHHTNILFQKIAHETTLNQTTPLFTLTLDKGIANAPQFVKNHLTKKEEIVVQDQENNLYLISTEGKVLWKKQLKGRIQGRIEQVDLYKNGRLQLAFTTDNEFLILDRNGNEVSPFTFKYDGGNLNPLAVFDYEKKRDYRFVVSQGAKITMYNRLGKKVTGFKFNKAERSILGSAKHFRIGRNDYVVFKEEGGELKILSRTGEIRVPVKEKIAFSDNEVHLHKNKFTLTDIKGRLYQIDEKGKMTSTNLKLLPDHGIDATSNTLVIMNDNVLTIRSKKVELELGVYSKPKIFYLNDKIYVSVTDIQNQKIYLFDSQAESISNFPVPGSSVIDLSDMDNDHKLELVTKDQDNSIIVYRIN; this is encoded by the coding sequence ATGAAATTTAAAATAGCCATTATTTCCTTTTTGTTCCTTCTTGCATGTAACAAAAACAATAACACCACTTCCCCCTTACTACATTACGTCCCGCATAACAGCTCGGTAATCATTAAAATAAACGATAAGGTATCCTTTTCCAGTGAATTGGAGAACAACGACCTATTAAAGTCTTTTTCTTCCACCAAAGCGTACGCCTCTCTTGTAGCTAAGGCAAAACCCTTGCAATACCTACAGACCAATCTGGAGAGCATCCTTGCCTTTGTTGAATTAGGAAAAGGGAATTTTGAAATTCTGTACATCGTCCACAAATCCGAAGACCTAATTAACCTGGACGAAATCACTGATAAAAAAGTAGAACACATTACTTATCAAGGGAGTAATTTAGAGAAATACACGTTGGAAGGGGCTACTTTTTACTCTACAAGCCTTAACGATAAAATTATTTTTAGTTCTGCTAAAATGTTATTGGAAAATATGTTGCGCAAGGAGAAAGACCTAAGCACACAACCTTCGTTAAACACATTATACCAAGTCACCAACAACCAAAGTAGTGCCAATATATTTTTAAACACAAAGAAAAGTAATTCCTTACTAAGCCCCATTTTAAATAAAGACCAACACCTAGATATTTCCAAATTCACGGAATGGGTGTGTGTGGACTTTAATTCTAACAAGGACCATTTAAAACTCAATGGGATAAACACGGTCAGCGATTCCCTGCCAACAGTAAGCAACCTTTTTAATAGCACCCATGCCCTTATCAATAAAACCCCCAATTTGGCCCCAATGACCTCGGACGCCATAGTGTCGTACACTTTTGATAATTATAGCTCTTTCGCCAGAAATCAAAAAAAATATTTAGATAAGTCCATTTTGATCGACAACACTTTTAATGCCGTGGAGGAAATTGGCTTCATCTATTTAAATAATGAGACATCCATTATTTTGCACACCAGCGGTTCTGAAAATATTCAAGAATACTTGGATGGCCTTAAGATTGGCTCCGAGGACTATCAGGGGAATGAAATAGTAGCTCTTTCCAAGTCAGATTTTCTTAATCACTATTTTGATCCCCTTGTAAAGAATTACACGGCCAATCATTATACCATCATTGAAAATGCATTTGTTTTTGCCAATACCGCGGAAAGCCTAAAAACCATCATCGCCAATTATAAAAGCAGCGCCACCTTTGAGAAAACGGCTACTTACAAAACCGCTAAAGAACAACTGGCAGATGAGTCTTCCATCCTTTTTATAGCCAATGCCAAAGGAGTTGAATACTTTTTAAACCACAATATTTCAGCGGAAATTGTAAAGGAGATTAAGGTAAAGGAGCTTGCGGAATATACCTTTGCTGCGCAAATGGTTGCGGAAGACAATTTTCACCACACCAATATTTTATTTCAAAAAATTGCCCACGAAACAACTCTGAACCAAACCACCCCCTTATTCACGCTGACATTAGATAAAGGAATTGCAAATGCCCCGCAATTCGTGAAAAACCACCTAACCAAAAAGGAGGAAATAGTAGTCCAGGATCAAGAAAACAATCTTTATCTTATTTCTACGGAGGGAAAGGTCCTATGGAAAAAACAATTAAAAGGTAGAATACAGGGGCGTATAGAGCAAGTAGACCTTTATAAAAACGGGCGTTTGCAACTAGCTTTTACCACAGATAACGAATTCTTAATTTTAGACAGAAATGGAAACGAAGTTTCCCCCTTTACTTTTAAGTATGATGGTGGCAACTTAAATCCCTTGGCGGTATTTGATTATGAAAAGAAAAGGGATTATCGCTTTGTGGTATCACAAGGCGCTAAAATAACTATGTACAATAGGCTTGGAAAAAAGGTGACTGGCTTTAAGTTCAACAAAGCGGAGAGGTCCATTCTTGGAAGTGCCAAACACTTTAGGATAGGCAGAAACGATTATGTGGTCTTTAAAGAAGAGGGTGGGGAATTAAAAATACTCTCAAGGACAGGCGAGATCAGAGTTCCAGTGAAAGAAAAAATTGCGTTTTCCGATAATGAGGTACACCTCCATAAGAATAAGTTTACGCTGACCGACATCAAAGGGCGACTATATCAAATAGACGAAAAAGGAAAAATGACCTCAACCAACCTAAAATTATTGCCAGATCACGGCATTGATGCCACAAGCAATACCTTGGTAATTATGAACGATAACGTTTTGACCATACGCAGTAAAAAGGTGGAACTGGAACTTGGTGTGTACTCCAAACCTAAAATATTCTATCTAAACGACAAGATCTATGTCAGCGTTACCGATATACAAAATCAAAAAATTTACTTGTTCGATAGTCAGGCGGAAAGCATTTCCAATTTCCCAGTACCAGGAAGCTCCGTAATAGACCTCAGCGACATGGACAACGATCATAAATTAGAGTTGGTCACAAAAGATCAAGACAATTCCATTATTGTTTATAGGATCAACTAA
- a CDS encoding ribonuclease HII, which translates to MLQPYYTKFIEAGTDEAGRGCLAGPVTAAAVILPDHYTNGTLNDSKLLTEAKRNLIRPHIEHSAVCYGIAHVFPLEIDAINILNASFLAMHKAIDQLTMPPEFIIVDGNRFNPYKNIPFACIVKGDAKYQSIAAASVLAKTARDLYMEKIHLEFPMYNWKKNKGYPTAEHRDAIRKYGITKYHRKSFRLLPE; encoded by the coding sequence ATGCTACAACCTTATTATACCAAATTTATAGAAGCGGGAACCGATGAAGCCGGAAGAGGTTGTCTCGCAGGACCAGTAACAGCTGCTGCAGTAATATTGCCTGACCACTATACCAATGGCACTCTAAACGATTCCAAATTATTAACTGAGGCTAAAAGAAACCTAATTCGGCCACATATAGAACATAGTGCCGTGTGTTATGGTATTGCCCATGTCTTCCCGCTAGAGATCGATGCTATAAATATTTTGAACGCCTCCTTTTTGGCCATGCACAAGGCAATAGACCAATTAACCATGCCCCCTGAGTTTATCATTGTAGATGGTAACAGATTTAATCCATATAAGAATATCCCCTTTGCCTGTATTGTTAAAGGAGATGCTAAATACCAGAGTATTGCCGCGGCATCGGTTCTTGCTAAAACTGCAAGAGACCTTTATATGGAAAAAATACATTTGGAATTCCCAATGTACAATTGGAAAAAAAACAAAGGCTATCCCACTGCGGAACACCGGGATGCAATAAGAAAATACGGAATTACCAAATACCACCGCAAATCGTTCCGACTATTACCCGAGTAA
- a CDS encoding SusC/RagA family TonB-linked outer membrane protein, with translation MKSKLTWILVPIMGLLMSFSYSQEKTISGTVSDQKGLPLPGVNIVVEGTTDGTQTDFDGNYTIQGEQGQTLLFSYIGQKSVSKLIGALSVIDVVMEEDAEALEEVVVTALGISRDKKSLGYSTQEVQGEDLNTVKSGNFVNALSGKASGIQIKKNNNLGGSTNVVIRGNASLTGSNQALFVIDGVPINNTNTNSKYQGEASGNYYDYGNTASDINPDDIETVNVLKGAAASALYGSRAANGVIMITTKKGKKVQGMGVTVNSGITIGSIDKSTFAKYQDQYGAGYGPYYGPDEDDFFNMEDITGDGNLDLTVPYQEDGSYGGRFDPSLMVYQWDAFDPESPNYRKATPWINAKNGPISFFETPVTTTNSVAFAKSYEDDGSFRLNYTHFDQSGILPNSSIKKHNFSMSGSFKLSDRLSVNGYANYINTKAHGRNSTGYSDNIMSNFKQWWQTNVDLKDQRDIYFTTKRNVTWNPATSDAGSPPIFWDNPYWARYENYQNDSRNRFIGNVSLDYKFADWLSFTARVATDTYSEIQEERRANGSVPTSFGIPDSGGNRGNVDSGYGRRNLEVTETNYDFMFNVQKDLSDKLNLKVILGSNIRRSDFQSIYSATSGGLSVPKLYSLQNSTGPLALPVERDEKIGVDGIYASASLGYNSTIYVDATIRRDHSSTLPEDNSSFYYPSIATSFVFTNLLNADFLTFGKLRANYAEVGNSAPFDFLYDTYNVNIPPGAPSTSVDNQKKNPNLKPEKTESFEVGLEMRFFLNRLSFDMAYYKTNSIDQIFGVPVSRATGFEEKILNAGEIENQGVEISVSGSPVRTVDFNWTASVNWTQNKNKVVGLEEGIQNLQLGDFQGGVTLNAEVGKAYGIIHGTDYTYLNGQKVVDPEDGQYIKTATSDKTIGDTNPDWLMGISNKFSYKNISFSFLIDIQQGGSIFSLDQYYGRATGLYEETAFINDLGNPVRNSLADGGGFINDGVNPDGATNATRIRADRFGAFGYRRGLPDKAFVYDASYVKLREVALIYNLPSKLLENTFLTNASLSVIGSNLWIINKNIPHEDPEGGLSAGNLQGYSVGSLPTTRDFGVNLKLQF, from the coding sequence ATGAAATCAAAACTAACTTGGATCTTAGTTCCAATTATGGGGCTATTAATGAGTTTTTCCTACTCGCAGGAAAAAACAATTTCCGGAACTGTGTCGGATCAAAAGGGACTTCCCTTGCCCGGAGTGAATATTGTAGTTGAAGGGACCACCGATGGCACGCAGACCGACTTCGACGGTAACTATACTATTCAGGGTGAACAAGGACAAACATTACTGTTTAGTTATATTGGTCAAAAAAGCGTTTCCAAACTTATTGGAGCTTTATCTGTAATAGATGTAGTGATGGAAGAGGATGCAGAAGCATTGGAGGAAGTGGTGGTCACTGCTTTGGGTATCTCACGGGATAAAAAATCTTTGGGATATTCCACTCAAGAGGTTCAAGGAGAGGATTTGAATACCGTGAAGAGCGGAAATTTTGTAAATGCCCTCTCGGGGAAAGCTTCCGGTATCCAGATTAAAAAGAACAACAACTTAGGGGGTTCTACCAACGTAGTCATTAGAGGTAATGCATCATTAACCGGAAGCAATCAGGCCCTGTTCGTAATTGATGGTGTTCCAATAAACAATACCAATACCAATTCTAAGTATCAAGGTGAGGCTAGTGGTAACTACTATGATTATGGAAACACTGCTTCGGATATTAACCCTGATGATATTGAGACGGTAAACGTTTTAAAAGGAGCGGCCGCTTCTGCCCTTTATGGTTCTAGGGCTGCCAATGGGGTTATAATGATAACCACTAAAAAAGGGAAGAAAGTACAAGGAATGGGAGTTACCGTTAATTCTGGTATAACAATAGGTTCTATAGATAAAAGTACATTTGCCAAGTATCAAGACCAATATGGCGCCGGATACGGACCGTATTATGGCCCCGATGAAGATGATTTCTTTAATATGGAGGATATAACTGGCGACGGAAATTTGGATTTAACGGTCCCTTACCAAGAAGATGGTTCATATGGTGGCCGATTCGACCCAAGTTTAATGGTTTACCAATGGGATGCATTTGATCCGGAATCCCCAAATTATCGAAAGGCTACTCCATGGATAAATGCAAAAAATGGACCGATATCGTTTTTCGAAACTCCGGTTACAACCACTAATTCAGTTGCTTTTGCAAAATCCTATGAGGACGATGGTTCTTTTCGACTGAACTATACGCACTTCGATCAAAGCGGTATTTTACCCAACAGTTCTATAAAAAAGCATAATTTCTCAATGAGCGGTTCCTTTAAATTATCGGACCGACTGTCGGTTAATGGATATGCAAATTACATCAATACTAAAGCCCACGGACGTAATTCTACGGGGTATAGCGATAATATAATGAGTAATTTTAAGCAATGGTGGCAGACCAACGTCGACCTTAAAGATCAGCGGGATATTTATTTTACTACCAAGAGAAATGTTACATGGAATCCTGCTACCAGCGATGCTGGTTCACCACCAATCTTTTGGGATAACCCATATTGGGCCCGTTATGAGAATTACCAAAACGATTCTAGAAATCGCTTTATCGGTAATGTGTCGCTAGATTATAAATTTGCAGATTGGTTAAGCTTTACTGCTAGGGTAGCAACCGACACTTACTCCGAGATACAGGAAGAGAGAAGGGCGAACGGTAGTGTGCCAACAAGCTTTGGTATTCCAGATAGCGGCGGAAACAGAGGAAATGTGGATTCTGGTTATGGAAGAAGAAATCTGGAGGTTACGGAGACCAATTATGACTTTATGTTCAACGTTCAAAAGGATCTTTCCGACAAACTAAATTTAAAAGTTATACTTGGCTCCAATATTAGAAGGAGTGATTTTCAATCCATTTATTCGGCAACAAGTGGCGGGTTGAGCGTACCTAAGCTATATTCCCTGCAAAACAGTACAGGCCCTCTTGCTCTTCCAGTGGAAAGAGACGAGAAAATTGGCGTCGATGGTATCTACGCAAGTGCATCATTGGGCTATAATAGTACTATTTATGTTGATGCCACCATAAGGAGAGATCATTCTTCTACCTTGCCAGAGGACAATAGTAGTTTTTATTATCCTTCTATAGCTACTAGTTTTGTTTTCACCAATCTCTTAAACGCAGATTTCCTCACCTTCGGAAAACTAAGAGCCAACTATGCGGAAGTAGGGAATAGTGCTCCTTTCGATTTTCTTTATGACACCTATAATGTCAATATCCCACCAGGAGCACCTAGTACCTCTGTGGATAATCAAAAAAAGAATCCCAACTTAAAACCTGAGAAAACGGAAAGTTTTGAAGTTGGATTGGAAATGCGATTTTTTCTAAACAGGTTGAGCTTTGATATGGCATATTACAAAACCAATTCTATTGATCAAATATTTGGAGTCCCAGTTTCTAGAGCGACCGGTTTTGAAGAAAAAATTCTAAATGCTGGTGAAATTGAAAACCAGGGAGTTGAGATTTCAGTGTCTGGTAGCCCCGTTAGAACGGTGGACTTCAATTGGACCGCAAGCGTTAACTGGACGCAAAATAAGAATAAAGTAGTTGGATTGGAAGAGGGAATCCAAAACCTGCAGCTGGGAGATTTCCAAGGAGGGGTTACCCTAAATGCCGAAGTGGGAAAGGCCTACGGTATTATCCATGGTACGGACTATACCTATCTTAACGGACAGAAAGTAGTTGATCCAGAAGATGGGCAATACATTAAAACGGCTACTTCCGATAAAACAATTGGCGACACAAACCCAGATTGGCTCATGGGGATATCTAATAAATTCAGTTATAAAAATATATCCTTTAGTTTCTTAATCGACATTCAACAAGGTGGCAGTATCTTTTCATTGGACCAATATTACGGCCGTGCAACGGGATTGTATGAGGAGACCGCATTTATAAATGACTTGGGGAATCCTGTTCGGAATAGTTTGGCCGACGGCGGAGGATTTATCAACGATGGGGTAAACCCAGACGGAGCAACGAATGCTACGAGGATCAGGGCAGATAGGTTTGGTGCTTTTGGATATAGAAGAGGCTTGCCAGACAAAGCATTTGTCTATGATGCGAGCTATGTGAAACTTAGGGAAGTGGCACTTATTTATAATTTGCCAAGCAAATTGTTAGAGAATACTTTCTTGACCAATGCAAGCTTAAGCGTTATTGGATCCAACCTTTGGATTATCAATAAAAACATTCCACATGAAGATCCAGAAGGTGGTTTGTCTGCTGGTAATTTACAAGGGTATTCCGTTGGTTCATTACCTACCACAAGGGATTTTGGTGTCAATCTTAAATTACAATTCTAA
- a CDS encoding SusD/RagB family nutrient-binding outer membrane lipoprotein, with translation MKKIAILITAVIFASCSADLENLNENIKDPLSVPGESLFTGAQKSLVDQVVDLNVNNNNTKLWAQFLQETTYTDESNYDQVTRTIPERHWSVLYKDVLKDLDEAKKVIAETTYPTPEEEELKPNKLVVIEILNVYAYSILVETFGDVPYTEALDIDNLLPAYDDGETVYKDLIARLTTAIGALDENKGSFGSGDRIYGGDVAKWKLFAASLKLRMGMLLSDVDPAFAKTTVESAVSTGVFTSNADNATYTYLGSDPNTNPIHANLVLSGRKDFVAATTIIDIMNDLDDPRRSLYFLPTDDGTYKGGNIGETSSYSAYSHVSAQIEEATFPGVILDYAEVQFLLAEARARLFDVGGTVKEHYDAAITASIIDWGGTDADAITYLATPAVNYDLAILASIAGTPWKDIIGTQKWIALYNRGLEAWTSIRLLDYPIMAIPDDAVSGYPNRYTYPIIEQTLNGANYTSAASAIGSDEAETKLFWDLN, from the coding sequence ATGAAAAAAATAGCAATATTAATTACTGCCGTGATTTTTGCTTCATGTTCCGCTGATTTGGAAAATCTTAACGAGAACATCAAGGATCCTTTGTCCGTGCCTGGGGAGAGTTTGTTTACCGGAGCACAGAAAAGTTTGGTAGATCAAGTAGTGGATTTGAATGTTAACAATAACAATACTAAACTTTGGGCCCAGTTTTTACAGGAAACCACCTATACGGATGAAAGTAACTATGACCAAGTTACAAGGACCATTCCCGAAAGGCATTGGAGCGTATTGTATAAAGATGTATTAAAAGATCTGGATGAGGCAAAGAAAGTTATTGCGGAAACCACTTACCCCACCCCGGAAGAGGAAGAGCTAAAACCCAATAAACTGGTCGTCATAGAGATTCTAAATGTATATGCTTACAGTATCTTGGTAGAAACTTTTGGAGATGTTCCTTATACAGAAGCATTAGATATTGACAATCTATTGCCTGCATATGATGATGGAGAAACGGTCTATAAGGATCTAATCGCTCGGTTGACCACTGCAATTGGGGCATTGGACGAGAACAAAGGAAGTTTTGGTAGTGGAGATAGAATTTACGGTGGCGATGTAGCAAAATGGAAATTGTTTGCAGCCTCCCTGAAGCTAAGGATGGGGATGCTTTTATCCGATGTGGATCCTGCCTTTGCCAAAACCACCGTGGAAAGCGCTGTTTCTACAGGGGTGTTTACAAGCAATGCCGATAATGCAACTTATACCTATTTGGGCTCTGACCCCAATACTAATCCTATTCATGCCAATTTGGTTTTGAGCGGGAGAAAGGATTTTGTTGCAGCCACGACAATAATCGATATTATGAACGATTTGGACGATCCTAGGAGATCACTTTATTTTCTACCTACAGATGATGGTACCTATAAAGGCGGAAATATCGGGGAAACCTCAAGTTATTCTGCCTATTCCCATGTTTCAGCTCAAATTGAGGAAGCCACTTTTCCCGGTGTTATTCTAGATTATGCTGAGGTGCAATTTTTATTAGCAGAAGCAAGAGCAAGATTATTTGATGTTGGTGGTACAGTAAAGGAGCATTACGATGCTGCTATTACGGCCTCCATTATTGATTGGGGCGGTACCGATGCAGATGCAATAACTTATTTGGCAACGCCTGCAGTGAATTATGACTTAGCCATTTTGGCGAGTATAGCAGGAACGCCTTGGAAGGATATTATTGGAACCCAAAAATGGATTGCACTTTATAATAGGGGCTTGGAAGCCTGGACATCCATAAGATTACTAGACTATCCAATAATGGCTATTCCTGATGATGCGGTTTCCGGCTATCCCAATAGATATACCTATCCAATTATTGAACAGACCTTGAACGGCGCAAATTACACTTCCGCTGCCTCGGCCATTGGTAGTGATGAGGCTGAGACCAAATTATTTTGGGACTTGAACTAA